GCACGCATTCCTCACCCTATCGCCGGACCGGTCGCCCCACCTGGGTAGGAGGTCCCAGGCACCGAGGGCACCGGCGGCGCCCGGGGACCGTGAGGGCCGGCGATGGGACAATTCTGGGCATGCACCACAACGACCTCGACTCCCGGGCCGTCGCGGCCGCGCGGGCGATCCCCGCCGTCGTCGTCCAGGCCAAGGGCAACGGCCACGCGGGCACCGCGATGGCCCTGGCCCCCCTTATGCACACGCTCTTCCAGCGCGTCCTGCGCCACGACCCCGCCGATCCGGCGTGGCCCGGCCGGGACATCTTCGTCCTCTCGGCGGGCCACGCCAGCCTGGCCCTGTACGTCCAGCTCTACCTGTGCGGCTACGGGCTGACACTCGACGACCTCGCCGCCTCCCGCAAGCTCCGCTCGCGCACCCCCGGCCACCCCGAGCTGCACCACACCCCCGGGGTCGACATGTCGACCGGCCCGCTCGGGCAGGGGTTCGCCTCCGCCGTCGGGATGGCGATCGCCACCCGGCGCGAGGAGGCGCTGGTCGGCGACGAGGGCGGCCTGCTGGCGCGCACGGTGTGGGCGGTCGCCGGTGACGGCTGCCTCGAGGAGGGCGTCGCCTCGGAGGCCGCCTCCCTCGCCGGCACCCTCGGCCTGAGCAACCTCGTCGTCGTCTGGGACGACAACGGCATCACCATCGACGCCCCGACCACGGAGACCTTCACCGAGGACGTCCGCGAACGGTTCCGCGCCTACGGCTGGCGGGTCCTCGAGGCGGAGGACCCGGACGACCTCGCCTCGCTCGAGGCGACGCTGCGCGAGGCCCGGGCCTCGGACGGGCGTCCTACCCTCGTCGCGCTGCGTACCGTGATCGGCTTCCCCTCGGCGAAGGTCGGCGGCACGCCGGCCGCGCACGCCGGCGGGTTCGGCGCGGACGAGGTGTCCTCGGTGCTCGCCGAGCTCGGCTTCGCCCCCGATGCCGGCCTCGCGGACCTCGTGCCCGACGACGTCCTCGCCCACACCCGCGCCGCCGTCGCGCGCGGCCGGGAGCTGCACGAGGCGTGGGACCGGGGGATGGCCGAGCTCGCCGAGCGGAGCCCGGAGCGCCACCGGGTGTGGCGGGACCTCCACGACGCCACCCTCGCCGTCGAGACCGACCTCGCCGCGCTCGACGCCGTCGAGGTCCCGGGCGGGGCCGTTGCCACGCGGGTCGCCGGCGGCGCCGCGGTGCAGGCGCTCGTCGCTGCCTCCCCGCGCTGGTTCGGCGGGTCGGCGGACCTCGCCGCCTCGACCAACGTCGCCGTGCCCGGCCAGCCCGTCACGGCCGAGCGGCCCGACGGCGCGTTCGTCCGGTTCGGCGTGCGGGAGCACGCGATGGCCGCGGCGCTGTCCGGGATGGCCCTCGCCGGGCCCTGGCGGCCGTACGGCTCGACGTACGCCGTCTTCAGCGACTACATGCGCCCCGCGATCCGGCTCGCCGCCCTCATGGGCCTGCCGGTGTCCTACGTCTTCACGCACGACTCGGTCGCGGTGGGGGAGGACGGCCCGACGCACCAGCCGGTCGAGCAGGTCGCCTCGCTGCGCACGGTCCCCGGGCTGAGCGTCGTGCGCCCGGCCGACGCCGCGGAGACCCTCGCCTGCTGGCGCCACGTCGTCCGCGACCCGCACGTGGGGCCGGTCACCTGGCTCCTGTCCCGTCAGGCCGTGCCGGCGCTGCCCGGCCCCGTGCCGACGGCCGACGACGTCGCCGCGGGCGCCCGGGTCGTCCACCGTCCGGAGGGCCGGGAGGACGTGACCGTCCTCGCGAGCGGGAGCGAGGTCGCGCTCGCGCTCACGGCGGCCGAGCGCCTGGTCGCGGAGGGCGTCGGCGTGCGGGTCGTCTCCGTCCCGTGCGTGGAGTGGTTCACCGCGCTCGACGCCGACCGCCAGGAGGCGATCCTCGGGGTCCCGCGCGAGCGCCGGGTCGCCGTCGAGGCCGGCCGGGGCGACGCCTGGTACCGCTGGGCCACCGCCGTCGTCGGGGTCGAGGAGTTCGGCGAGTCCGGGTCCGGGCCCGAGGTCATGGAGCTGCGCGGGATGACGGCCGACCGGGTCGCCGCCGCCGTGCGCGGCGTGCTCGGCTAGTCACCAGCCGCGGCGCCGCCACTCCTCGAGGTGGGGGCGCTCGCGGCCGAGCGTCGTGGAGTCGCCGTGCCCCGGGTGGACGCGGGTGTCGTCGTCGAAGCGCGCGAAGACCCGCTCGGTGAGGTCGTCCATGAGGGCGGCGAAGTCCTCGGGCGACGTGGTCCGGCCGGGCCCGCCGGGGAACAGCGAGTCGCCGGTGAAGAGGTGGACGCGGCCGGCGTGCTCGCCCTCCGCCTCCGTCCACGCCAGCGCGACGGAGCCGGGGGTGTGCCCGCGCAGGGCGACCACCTCGAGCGCCCGGTCGCCCAGCGGCACGCGGTCCCCGTGGCGCAGGCGGACGTCGACCGGGACGGGGAGGGCGTCGGCGTCGTCGGCCCCGGCGAGGACCCGCGCCCCCGTGGCGGCCACGACGTCGCGGAGCGCGCCGACGTGGTCGTGGTGGCGGTGGGTGGTGACGACGGCGATGTCCACCCCGGCCAGGTCGCCCGTGCTGGGCGCGCCGCCCGCCGCCGCGGTGTCGACCGCACCCGCCGCGCCGCCCGCCGCCGCGGTGTCGCCCGCTCCCGCCTCGCCGCCCGCCTCAGCAGCCGCCCGCGCCTGCCCGAGCAGGGCGAGCACCCGGGGCGCGTCGTCGGCGGCGTCGATGACCACCGCGGCGCCGTCGGCGGCGAGGACGTAGCAGTTGTTGTCCATCGCGGACACGCTCGCCTTCAGGGCGACGAGCCCGGCGGCGTCGAGCCGCCGCGCCGGTCCGCCGGGTGTGACATGCGCGACAGTGACGGGCTCCATGCCTCGAGTATGGCGGGATTCCGCCCCGCCGCGCCGTCGAACACGCGTACGAGCGGCGGCGTGACCCCGTACCATCGACGGGTGAGCGACCAGCTACTTGTGCGCGGTGCGCGCGAGCACAACCTCCGCAACGTCGACGTCTCCCTCCCCAGGGACAGCCTCATCGTCTTCACCGGCCTGTCGGGGTCGGGCAAGTCGTCGCTCGCGTTCGACACGATCTTCGCCGAGGGGCAGCGCCGCTACGTCGAGTCGCTGTCCTCCTACGCGCGCCAGTTCCTCGGGCAGATGGACAAGCCCGACGTCGACTTCATCGAGGGCCTGAGCCCCGCGGTCTCCATCGACCAGAAGTCGACCAACCGGAACCCCCGGTCCACCGTCGGCACCATCACCGAGGTCTACGACTACCTCCGCCTGCTCTACGCGCGCGCCGGCACCCAGTACTGCCCGGTCTGCGGGGAGCGGGTCACGGCCCAGACCACCCAGCAGATCGTCGACCGCCTCCGCGAGATGCCCGAAGGCACCCGGTTCCAGGTCCTCGCGCCCGTCATCCGCGGCCGCAAGGGCGAGTACACCGACCTCTTCTCCGAGCTGCAGGCCACCGGGTTCTCCCGGGCCCGCGTCGACGGCCAGGTCGTCTCGCTCGCGGAGCCGCCCGCGCTGGAGAAGAAGCTCAAGCACACCATCGAGGTCGTTGTCGACCGCCTCGTCGTCCGGGAGAGCATGCGCCAGCGGCTCACCGACTCCGTGGAGACGGCGCTGCGCCTGGCCGACGGGATCCTCGTCGTCGAGCTCGTCGACCTGCCCGAGGAGGACCCGGCGCGCGAGCGGCGGTTCTCCATCACCCGCGCGTGCCCCAACGACCACCCGCTCTCCCTCGAGGAGATCGAGCCGCGCACGTTCTCCTTCAACGCGCCCTACGGCGCGTGCCCGGAGTGCACCGGCATCGGCACCCGGCTCGAGGTGGACCCCGAGCTGGTCGTGCCCGACGACGAGCTCACCCTCGCCGAGGGCGCCGTCCAGCCGTGGGCCAAGACGTCCGCCGAGTACTTCCTGCGACTCCTCAAGGCCCTCGGCGAGGAGCTGGGCTTCGACGTCGACGTCCCGTGGCGCGCCCTGCCTGAGCGTGCCAAGAAGGCGATCCTCTACGGCAAGGACCACACCGTCCACGTGCGCTACCGCAACCGGTGGGGGCGTGAGCGCGCGTACTCCACGGGTTTCGAGGGGGCCATCGCCTTCATCGAGCGCAAGCACGCCGAGACCGAGTCGGAGTCCTCCCGCGACCGCTACGAGGGCTACATGCGCGAGATCGCCTGCCCGGTGTGCGGCGGCGCCCGGCTCAAGCCCGAGGTCCTCGCGGTCAAGCTCGCCGGCAAGTCCATCGCCGAGCTGTGCGACCTGCCCATCAACGAGGCCAAGGCGTTCCTCGACGCCCTTGAGCTCGGCCCCCGCGAGCAGGCCATCGCCGGCCAGGTACTCAAGGAGATCCACGCCCGCCTCGGCTTCCTCCTCGACGTCGGCCTCACCTACCTCAGCCTGTCGCGACCGGCCGGGACGCTCTCGGGCGGCGAGGCCCAGCGCATCCGCCTCGCCACGCAGATCGGCTCCGGGCTGGTCGGCGTCCTCTACGTCCTCGACGAGCCGAGCATCGGCCTGCACCAGCGGGACAACCGCCGGCTCATCGACACGCTCACCCGCCTGCGGGACCTCGGCAACACCCTCATCGTCGTCGAGCACGACGAGGACACCATCCGGGTCGCCGACTGGATCGTCGACATCGGGCCGGGCGCGGGGGAGGCCGGCGGCCACGTCGTCCACTCCGGCGACCTCGCCGGCCTGCTCGCCACCGAGGCCTCGATGACCGGGCAGTACCTGTCCGGGCGGCGCTCTATCCCGACCCCCCAGAAGCGGCGGGCGATCGACCGCAAGCGGCAGATCACCGTGGTCGGCGCCCGGGAGAACAACCTCACCGGCGTCAATGTCAGCTTCCCCATCGGCACCTTCGTCGCCGTCACCGGCGTCTCCGGCTCCGGCAAGTCCACCCTGGTCAACGGGATCCTCTACAACGTCCTCGCCAACGAGCTCAACGGTGCGCGCCGTGTCCCGGGCCGGCACCGCCGCGTCACCGGGCTCGAGGAGCTCGACAAGGTGGTCCACGTCGACCAGAGCCCCATCGGTCGCACGCCCCGCTCCAACCCCGCCACCTACACGGGCGTGTGGGACCACGTGCGCGCCCTCTTCGCGCAGACCACCGAGGCCAAGGTGCGCGGGTACGCCGCCGGCCGGTTCTCCTTCAACGTCAAGGGCGGTCGCTGCGAGGCGTGCTCGGGCGACGGGACCCTGAAGATCGAGATGAACTTCCTCCCCGACGTCTACGTCCCGTGCGAGGTGTGCCACGGCGCGCGGTACAACCGCGAGACGCTCGAGGTCCACTACAAGGGCAAGACCGTCGCCGACGTGCTCGACATGCCCATCTCCGAGGCCGCCGACTTCTTCGCCGCAGTCCCCAAGATCGCGCGCTACCTGCGCACGCTCGTCGACGTCGGCCTCGGGTACGTCCGGCTCGGCCAGGCGGCGACGACGCTCTCCGGCGGCGAGGCGCAGCGCGTCAAGCTGGCGTCCGAGCTCCAGCGCCGCTCCAGCGGGCGCACGGTCTACGTGCTCGACGAGCCGACGACGGGCCTGCACTTCGAGGACATCCGCAAGCTCCTCGAGGTGCTGCAGAACCTCGTCGACAAGGGCAACACCGTCATCGTCATCGAGCACAACCTCGACGTCATCAAGAACGCCGACTGGGTCATCGACATGGGTCCGGAGGGTGGCTCCGGCGGCGGTCAGGTGGTCGCCGAGGGGACGCCGGAGAAGGTCGCCGCCGTGCCCGAGAGCCACACCGGGCGCTACCTCGCCGAGATCCTCGACGCCGAGGCGACGCCGCGCCGGCGCAGCGCCTGACGCCGCGCGGGCCGGGCGTGGTGGCGCCGCTGGGGTGCCGCCGCGCTCGTCGTCGTGCGCGCCGATCGGCGACGGATGCTCGACAGCGTCGGTAACGTGACGTCATGGGAGCCCTTCACACGTACAACGTCACCGTCGACTGGACCGGGGCGGACGAGCGCGGGACGGCGAGCTACACCGCCTACTCACGCGACCACGAGGTGCGGGCCGAGGGGAAGCCGACGATCCTCGCGACGTCGGACCTCAAGGTCCGCGCCGACGTCAGCCGCTACCGGGTCGAGGAGCTCTTCGTCGGGGCGCTGTCGCAGTCGCAGATGCTGTGGTTCCTGCGCACCGCGGCGACCGAGGGCGTCGTCGTGACGTCCTACGTCGACCACGTCACCGGCACCATGCGGGTGGAGGGCAGCGGCGCTGGGCCGCTCGTCGAGGTGGTGCTGCGCCCCCGGGTCACCTACGCCGAGCCGATCGGCATCGAGGGCGCCGCGCGGCTGCACCGCACGGCGCGCGAGCACAATCACCTCGCCCGCTCGGTGAACTTCCCCGTCCGCGTCGAGCCGGTCGAGGCCGAGCAGATCTGAGCCGCGCCCGGGCAGGGCCGAACCGGCCTGGTCCGCTCGAGGTGGTCCTCACCCCACCCGCCACGGACCACGTCGGTGCACTGACATAGGCTCGATCCCATGGCCGACCCGTCCACCTACCGCCCGCGGCCCGGCGAGATCCCCGAGTCCCCGGGCGTCTACCGCTTCCGCGACGCCCACGGCCGGGTCATCTACGTCGGCAAGGCGAAGAACCTCCGGTCGCGCCTGTCCAGCTACTTCCAGGACATCACGGCGCTGCACCCGCGTACCCGGACGATGGTGACGACGGCGGCGTCGGTGGAGTGGACGGTCGTCGGCACGGAGGTCGAGTCGCTCGCGCTCGAGTACTCCTGGATCAAGGAGTACGACCCCCGGTTCAACGTCAAGTACCGCGACGACAAGTCCTACCCCTACCTCGCCGTCACCATGGGCGAGGAGGTGCCGCGGGTGCAGGTGATGCGCGGCGCGAAGCGCAAGGGCACCCGCTACTTCGGGCCGTACTCCCATGCCTGGGCGATCCGCGAGACGGTCGACCTGCTGCTGCGGGTCTTCCCGGTGCGCACGTGCTCCGCGGGCGTCTACCGGCGCGCGGAACGCTCCGGCCGGCCGTGCCTGCTCGGGTACATCGACAAGTGCTCGGCGCCGTGCGTGGGCCGCATCGACGTCGACGCCCACCGCGCTCTGGCCGAGGACTTCTGCGACTTCATGGCGGGGGAGACCGGCACCTTCGTGCGCCGCATCGAGCGGGAGATGAAGGCCGCCGCGGCAGAGCTCGACTTCGAGCGCGCCGCGCGCCTGCGGGACGACCTGGGCGCGCTCCGCCGCGTGGTGGAGAAGAACGCCGTCGTCCTCTCCGACGGCACGGACGCCGACGTCTTCGCGATGGCCTCCGACGAGCTCGAGGCGTCCGTGCAGGTGTTCCACGTGCGCGGCGGACGCGTGCGCGGCCAGCGGGGCTGGGTGGTGGAGAAGGTCGAGGACCTCACCGACTCCGAGGCGGTCGAGCGCCTGCTCCTCCAGGTCTACGGCGACGCCGGCACGGGGGAGGGCGGCACCACCGCCGTCCCGCGCGAGGTGCTCGTCCCGGTGCTCCCGCCCGACCCGGAGGAGATGGCCGCCTGGCTGCGCGGCCTGCGCGGCGCGAACGTCGCCGTCCGGGTGCCGCAGCGCGGGGACAAGCGCGCGCTGGCGGAGACCGTCCGGCGCAACGCCGAGCAGGCACTCGTCCTGCACAAGACCCGGCGCGCCGGGGACCTCACGAGCCGGAGCCAGGCGCTGCAGGACCTCCAGGAGGCCCTCGACCTGCCCGAGTCGCCGCTGCGGATCGAGTGCTACGACATCTCCCACATCCAGGGCCAGCACCAGGTCGGGTCGATGGTGGTCTTCGAGGACGGGCTGCCGCGCAAGGGCGAGTACCGCCGCTTCGTCGTCCGGGGCGAGGACGGCACCGGCGCGCGCGACGACACCGACGCCATGCGCGAGGTCCTCACCCGCCGGTTCCGGCACTACCGCTCCGAGCGCGAGGTCCCCGCCGACGGCGCCACGTCCGGCGCGAGCGGCGGGGTCGTCGGCGCGAGCGGCGCCGCCGTGGGCGCCCCGGCCGAACCCGTGGACGTCGGGTCCGTGGACGCCCCGGTGGACGACGACGGCCGCCCCCTGCGCTCGGGACCGGTGGACCCCAGCACCGGCCGACCCACCCGCTTCGCCTATCCGCCCAACCTCGTCGTCGTCGACGGCGGGCAGCCCCAGGTCGCGGCCGCCCAGCGCGTCCTCGACGAGCTGGGCATCGAGGACGTCGCCCTCGTCGGCCTCGCCAAGCGGCTGGAGGAGGTGTGGCTGCCCGGCGAGGACTTCCCGGTGGTCCTGCCGCGGACCAGCCCCGGCCTCTTCATGCTCCAGCGCCTGCGGGACGAGGCGCACCGGTTCGCCATCAGCCACCACCGCGGCCGCCGCTCCAAGGCGATGACCCGCTCCGCGCTCGACGACGTCCCCGGCCTCGGCCCCACCCGCGCGGCCGCGCTGCTCAAGGCCTTCGGGTCCGTCAAGGCGCTGCGCCAGGCGAGCGCCGAGGAGATCGCCGCCGTCAAGGGGGTCGGGCCGCGCACCGCCCAGGCCGTCGTCGACGCCCTCGCCGGGGCCAGCCCGACCAGCGCGGCCACGCCCGCCGACGCCGCCACGCCCGCCGACGCCGCCACGCCCGCCGAAGCCCCAGGCGCCGGCGCCGCCACGCCCGCCACCACGTCGGCGGAGGGGCCGTCCGCGGAGGAGCCCGTCGTCGTCGTGCGCGCCGACTCCGGGACCAGCCCGGGTGCCGCCGAGCCGGTCCCCGGGGAGTCGGCCGTTCCGGCCTCCACGGTCCGCCGGTGAGCGACGGGCTGCGGCCTGACGCACCGGGCTGGCATCCTGAGGTGGTGAACCCCCAGAGCACCCCCGACCACCACGACACGGAGGAGCCGGCGCCGACCACGGTTCCCCAGGGGATCCCCGCCCTGGACGAGTCGACCCGCCCGCCGTCCGCCGAGCGACCCGAGCTCCTCATCATCACCGGGATGTCCGGGGCGGGCCGCAGCCGCACCGCCACCGCGCTGGAGGACCTCGACTGGTTCGTCGTCGACAACCTCCCGCCGAAGATGCTCAGCGCGCTGGCCCGCATGATGACGGCCTCGGGCGGGGCGGTGCACCGCCTCGCGGCCGTCGTCGACGTCCGCAGCGGCGAGTTCTTCGCGGACCTCGTCTCCGTCCTCGGCGAGCTGCGCACGCAGGGCACCGACTACCGGATCATCTTCCTCGACGCCTCCGACGCCGAGCTGGTCCGCCGCTACGAGCAGGTCCGGCGCGCCCACCCCCTCCAGGGGGACGGCCGGATCATGGACGGCATCGCCGCGGAGCGGAAGCTCCTCACCGACCTGCGTGAGCGGGCCGACGTCCTCATCGACACCACCGACCTCACGGTCCACGACCTCGCCCGCACGGTGCGCGAGAAGGTCGCCGGGGAGGCGGAGCGACCGCTCAACCTCACGGTCCTCTCGTTCGGCTTCAAGTACGGCCTGCCGCTCGACGCCGACCACGTCGTCGACGTCCGGTTCCTCCAGAACCCCTACTGGGTCAACGAGCTGCGCCACCTCACCGGCCATGACGCCCCGGTGAGCCAGTACGTGCTCGACCAGCCCGGCGCCCGCGAGTTCGCCGAGCGGTACGTCGAGGCGCTCGTCCCCGTCCTCGACGGCTACGTCGCGGAGCTCAAGCCGTACGTCACCATCGCCGTCGGGTGCACCGGCGGTCGGCACCGCTCCGTCGCCATGACCGAGGTCATCGCGGAGAAGCTGCGCGCGCGGGGCCAGCAGGTCCGCACGCTCCACCGGGACGTGGGACGGGAATGACGCCCGGGACGGAACGAGAACGCTGGCCGGCGCGGGAGGACCGCGGCCCCTCCGTCGTCGCCCTCGGGGGCGGGCACGGTCTGTCCGCCACACTGAGCGCCCTGCGCTACGTCACCCAGAACCTCACCGCCGTGGTCACCGTCGCCGACGACGGCGGGTCCTCCGGGCGGCTGCGCCAGGAGCTGGGCATGCTCCCGCCGGGGGACCTGCGCATGGCGCTCGCCGCGCTCTGCGACGACACCGAGTGGGGCGAGACGTGGCGTGACGTGCTCCAGCACCGGTACAGCACCGACGGGCCGCTCGACAACCACGCCGTCGGGAACCTCCTCATCATCGCGCTGTGGGACATCCTCGGTGACGAGGTCGCCGGCCTGGACTGGGTGGGCCGCCTGCTCGGGGCGCGCGGCCGCGTCGTGCCCATGGCGGCGGTCCCGCTCGACATCGAGGCCCGCGTGCGCCGCTCGGACTCCGAGGCGCCGCGCGTGGTGCGCGGCCAGTCCCGGGTCGCGGTGACGAGCGGGCAGATCGAGTCCGTCCGGGTCCTGCCCGAGGACGCGCCCGCCTGCCCCGAGGCGGTCGCCGCGATCCGCGCCGCCGACTGGGTCGTCCTCGGCCCCGGGTCCTGGTACACCTCCGTCCTCCCGCACCTGCTCGTGCGCGAGCTCGCCGAGGCGCTCGAGACCACCCCGGCCCGGCGGGCCCTCACGCTCAACCTCTCGGCCCAGGTGGGGGAGACCGACGGGATGAACGCCGCCGACCACCTGCGCACCCTCCGCGAGCACGCCCCGAACTTCCGGCTCGACGTCGTCATCGCCGACCCCACCGTGGTCGAGGACCTCGACGAGCTCACCGTCGCGGCCGAGGAGAGCGGCGCCACACTGCTCCTGCGGCAGGTCGGCGCCGGCGACGGAACGCCGCGCCACGACCCGCTGCGGCTCGCCGGCGCGTACCGGGACGCCTTCGAGGGGTTCCTGGGCGACGTCGGGAACCGGGCCGGGTGAGTGGGAGGATGGCCGCCATGTCGTTGACCGCTGCCGTGAAGGATGAGCTCGCGCGCCTGCGCGTGGACAAGGTCTCCGCCCGAAAGGCCGAGATCGCCGCGACCCTCCGGTTCGCCGGCGGGTTGCACATCATCTCGGGGCGGATCGTCATCGAGGCGGAGCTCGACACCGTTATCGCCGCCCGGCGCCTGCGCCAGGCGATGTCCGAGGTGTTCGGGCACAGCAGCGACGTGATCGTCGTCTCCGGCGGCGGGCTGCGCCGCGGCAAGCGGTACGTCGTGCGCGTCGTCAAGGACGGGGAGGCGCTGGCCCGCCAGACCGGGCTCCTCGACGGCCGCGGACGCCCCGTGCGCGGCCTGCCCCCGCAGGTGGTCTCGGCCGGACTCTCCGAGGCCGTCGCCGCCTGGCGCGGTGCCTTCATCGCCCACGGCTCGCTCACCGAGCCGGGGCGCTCGAGCGCGCTGGAGATCACCTGCCCCGGGCCCGAGGCGGCGCTCGCGCTCGTCGGGGCGGCGCGCCGGATGGACATCTCCGCCAAGGCGCGCGAGGTCCGCGGCGTCGACCGCGTCGTCATCCGCGACGGCGACGACATCGCCGCCATGCTCACCCGGATGGGCGCCCACGACGCGCTCATGGTGTGGGAGGAGCGCCGGATGCGCCGCGAGGTGCGCGGGACCGCCAACCGGCTGGCGAACTTCGACGACGCCAACCTGCGCCGGTCCGCCCGGGCGGCCGTCGCCGCCGGGGCCCGCGTCGAGCGTGCCTTCGAGATCCTCGGCGACGACGTCCCCGAGCACCTCCTCCAGGCCGGTCGCCTGCGCCTGGACAACAAGCAGGCCAGCCTCGAGGAGCTCGGCGCCCTCTCCGACCCGCCGCTCACCAAGGACGCCGTGGCCGGGCGGATCCGGCGCCTGCTCGCCATGGCGGACAAGCGCGCCCGCGAGCTGGGGATCGCCGACACCGAGGCCGTCCTCACCCCGGACATGCTCGACCTGTAGGTCGCGCGCTCTCTCGGCCGGTCGCGCGCCGGACCGTCCCGTGGACGGGTCGTGGGGACGGCGTGCCAGCACCGATAGCATTGGGCTACCAGGCATTCGGGGC
The sequence above is a segment of the Georgenia faecalis genome. Coding sequences within it:
- the whiA gene encoding DNA-binding protein WhiA; the encoded protein is MSLTAAVKDELARLRVDKVSARKAEIAATLRFAGGLHIISGRIVIEAELDTVIAARRLRQAMSEVFGHSSDVIVVSGGGLRRGKRYVVRVVKDGEALARQTGLLDGRGRPVRGLPPQVVSAGLSEAVAAWRGAFIAHGSLTEPGRSSALEITCPGPEAALALVGAARRMDISAKAREVRGVDRVVIRDGDDIAAMLTRMGAHDALMVWEERRMRREVRGTANRLANFDDANLRRSARAAVAAGARVERAFEILGDDVPEHLLQAGRLRLDNKQASLEELGALSDPPLTKDAVAGRIRRLLAMADKRARELGIADTEAVLTPDMLDL